Proteins encoded in a region of the Flavobacterium sp. MDT1-60 genome:
- a CDS encoding glycoside hydrolase family 28 protein, translating into MKNILLILCFITGFNTAFANDGWLNILNEGGNNKGIKCTEAIQNAIEKASKNGGGTIFFPAGEYLTGALKLKSNITIHLDSGALLKFSDNFDDYLPYVEMRYEGLVMKSFSPLFYAKDAENITIKGRGVIDGQGKAWWNEVYRIETAKGPIPETKYQKMWTEQNKGIVYEPYYKRTIDKKFFRPSFFQAYGCKNILIEGVTFQNSPFWTINPEFCDNVTVTGVSIFNPHSPNTDGINPSSCTNVHISNCHISVGDDCITIKSGRDADGRKYGKATENVTITNCTMLSGHGGVVIGSEMSGGIKKVTISNCVFDGTDRGIRIKSARGRGGVVEDIRVDNIVMKNIKEEAIILDLFYDKDNAAEPVTERTPTFRNIHISNVTGGNVNKAGFVRGISEMPIQNISFSNINMDGKEGFTVITATDIEFHDVKVNASVGSSFKISDAKNLILDNVGSSTPIKGVPVIKIDNASNIMINNNFPFNATDIFIEADGKETKNIFLKNNVFNNVNTVVKKGASLDKKAIVE; encoded by the coding sequence ATGAAAAATATATTACTTATTCTCTGCTTCATCACAGGTTTTAACACCGCTTTCGCAAACGATGGCTGGTTGAATATCTTAAATGAAGGCGGAAATAACAAAGGAATAAAATGTACAGAAGCCATTCAGAATGCTATTGAAAAAGCTTCAAAAAATGGAGGCGGAACCATTTTTTTTCCTGCCGGGGAATATTTAACCGGTGCTTTAAAACTAAAAAGCAACATCACGATTCATTTGGATTCGGGTGCGCTTTTGAAATTTTCAGACAATTTTGATGATTATCTGCCTTATGTTGAAATGCGTTATGAAGGATTGGTAATGAAATCTTTCTCCCCATTATTTTATGCCAAAGATGCCGAAAATATCACCATCAAAGGAAGAGGCGTAATCGACGGTCAGGGAAAAGCATGGTGGAATGAGGTATACCGAATTGAAACTGCCAAAGGCCCAATTCCCGAAACCAAATACCAAAAAATGTGGACCGAGCAAAACAAAGGAATTGTCTATGAGCCTTACTATAAAAGAACAATTGACAAAAAATTTTTCAGACCTTCTTTCTTTCAGGCTTATGGCTGTAAAAATATTTTGATTGAAGGGGTAACGTTTCAAAACTCTCCTTTCTGGACGATTAATCCTGAATTTTGTGACAATGTTACGGTTACAGGAGTTTCAATTTTTAATCCACATTCACCAAATACAGACGGAATCAATCCTTCTTCCTGTACAAACGTTCATATTTCGAATTGCCATATCAGCGTTGGAGATGATTGTATTACAATCAAATCGGGTAGAGATGCAGATGGCCGTAAATACGGAAAGGCAACTGAAAATGTAACCATTACCAATTGTACCATGTTAAGCGGTCACGGCGGTGTTGTAATTGGAAGTGAAATGTCGGGTGGAATCAAGAAAGTCACAATTTCAAATTGTGTTTTTGATGGAACGGATCGTGGAATTCGTATTAAATCAGCCCGCGGTCGTGGCGGAGTTGTAGAAGACATTCGTGTAGATAATATTGTCATGAAAAACATCAAAGAAGAAGCCATTATTTTGGACTTGTTCTATGATAAAGATAATGCGGCAGAGCCGGTTACAGAGCGTACACCTACTTTCAGAAACATTCACATCAGTAATGTAACGGGTGGAAATGTAAATAAAGCGGGATTTGTCCGCGGAATTTCTGAAATGCCAATTCAAAATATTTCTTTCTCGAATATTAATATGGATGGCAAAGAAGGTTTCACGGTAATTACAGCAACAGATATTGAATTCCACGATGTAAAAGTAAATGCGTCAGTTGGTTCTTCTTTTAAAATATCAGATGCTAAAAACCTTATTTTAGACAATGTTGGTTCATCAACTCCAATAAAAGGAGTTCCGGTTATCAAGATTGACAATGCGTCGAATATTATGATCAACAATAATTTTCCATTTAATGCGACAGATATTTTCATCGAAGCAGACGGAAAAGAAACAAAAAATATTTTCCTTAAAAATAATGTATTTAATAATGTAAATACGGTTGTAAAAAAAGGAGCTTCTTTAGATAAAAAAGCGATTGTAGAATAA
- a CDS encoding glycoside hydrolase family 43 protein has translation MKKIFIIIICFFFAISYSQKKKEIYLFTSFREPATEGLYLAYSEDGYNWKGLEGSFLKPEIGASKIMRDPSITKGADGTYHLVWTTDWKGGNGFGYASSKDLIHWSKQEYIPVMKNEPEVVNVWAPEIFYDDVKKEYIIIWASTIPFRFEKGIEEEKNNHRMYFVTTKDFKNFSDAKLYYEPGFSVIDCVIVKKAKKDYVLVLKDNTRPMRNIKVAFGKSPLGPFGKSSEPFTAHLSEGPTVVKVGKEWLIYYDNYGEKNYKASSTTDFVHFEDVSSKISLPEGHKHGTITTISSAVLKGLIEKNK, from the coding sequence ATGAAAAAAATATTCATCATAATAATCTGTTTCTTTTTTGCGATAAGTTATTCGCAGAAAAAGAAAGAAATTTATCTTTTTACGTCGTTTCGAGAACCGGCGACAGAAGGTTTGTACTTGGCTTACAGCGAAGACGGTTATAACTGGAAAGGTCTTGAAGGATCTTTTTTAAAACCCGAAATCGGAGCCAGTAAAATCATGCGTGATCCTTCGATTACAAAAGGGGCTGATGGAACCTATCATTTGGTTTGGACGACGGATTGGAAAGGCGGAAACGGTTTTGGATATGCCAGTTCTAAAGATTTAATTCATTGGTCAAAACAAGAATATATTCCGGTAATGAAAAACGAACCGGAAGTGGTAAACGTTTGGGCTCCGGAGATTTTTTATGATGATGTCAAAAAAGAATATATCATCATTTGGGCCTCGACTATTCCGTTTAGATTCGAAAAAGGAATAGAAGAAGAGAAAAACAATCATCGTATGTATTTTGTAACAACAAAAGATTTTAAAAATTTCTCCGATGCGAAATTGTATTATGAACCGGGCTTTAGCGTGATCGATTGTGTGATTGTCAAAAAAGCGAAGAAAGATTATGTTTTGGTTTTGAAAGACAATACCAGACCGATGCGAAATATAAAAGTGGCTTTTGGAAAATCTCCTTTAGGACCTTTCGGAAAAAGTTCAGAACCTTTCACCGCGCATTTATCAGAAGGACCAACGGTGGTAAAAGTCGGTAAAGAATGGCTGATCTATTATGATAATTACGGTGAGAAAAACTATAAAGCGTCAAGCACAACGGATTTTGTCCATTTTGAAGATGTATCTTCAAAAATAAGTCTTCCGGAAGGACATAAACACGGAACGATTACAACAATTTCGTCAGCAGTTTTAAAAGGATTAATTGAAAAGAATAAATAA
- a CDS encoding exo-alpha-sialidase — MIVFKNIKTNIIITATILLTCTVVNAQNDTVRYVGKTLSNVDYHHGQLSPAVGVHAMQIMRASREHPEKADGFGWTYNHQPMMAYWNNTFYLHYLSDPSGEHIPPGQTFMMTSKDGVTWTKPQVLFPIYHVPDGFKKEGVEGVAKNLDAVMHQRMGFYVSSDNRLLSVGYYGVALDKKDDPNDGKGIGRVVREIYKDGSYGPVYFIRYNKNGNPLPTAFPFYTKSKDKKFIKACDEMMSKPLLMQQWVEEADRDDALIPLKKQYKAFNYYHLPNGNVVGLWKFALTSISKDDGKTWQYTPTRAPGFVNSNAKIWGQKTPDNRYATVYNPSEYRWPLAISTSDDGLNYKDLLLVHGEITPMRYGGNYKSAGPQYVRGIPETDGTPPDGKLWVSYSVNKEDIWVASIPVPVISEVKEDVKDVFNALPNGDELKFWNTYDLSWASTKVEKKADGTKWLTLRDQDYFDYSRAERVIPFAQKMDATFTVKPEQNNHGLLQIEFQNKQGLPAIRLVFDSDGELKAKNGARFGGLTKYEAGKEYTITVKLDVTSRSYTVKVNDGKETNKIFYAPVDGISRIMFRTGDQRYTPNADTEPDTPDFTDLPDTGKLIPEAVFNIKSLVTKKN; from the coding sequence ATGATTGTTTTCAAAAACATAAAAACCAACATCATAATTACAGCCACAATTCTATTGACTTGTACAGTTGTAAATGCCCAAAACGACACCGTTCGTTATGTTGGTAAAACACTTTCTAATGTAGATTATCATCACGGGCAATTGAGTCCGGCGGTGGGTGTTCACGCCATGCAGATTATGCGTGCGAGCAGGGAACATCCTGAAAAAGCAGATGGTTTTGGCTGGACGTACAACCACCAGCCGATGATGGCGTATTGGAACAATACTTTCTATTTGCATTATTTAAGTGACCCATCAGGAGAACATATTCCGCCGGGGCAGACCTTTATGATGACTTCAAAAGACGGAGTGACGTGGACAAAACCTCAGGTTCTTTTTCCGATTTACCACGTTCCGGACGGATTTAAAAAAGAAGGTGTTGAAGGCGTGGCTAAAAATTTAGATGCGGTAATGCACCAACGTATGGGCTTTTATGTTTCATCAGATAACCGATTGCTTTCGGTGGGTTATTACGGAGTGGCATTAGACAAAAAAGATGATCCGAATGACGGAAAAGGAATTGGCCGTGTAGTAAGAGAAATTTACAAAGATGGAAGTTATGGTCCGGTTTATTTTATCAGATACAATAAAAACGGAAATCCATTACCAACAGCATTTCCATTTTACACCAAAAGCAAAGACAAGAAATTTATCAAAGCTTGCGATGAAATGATGTCTAAACCCTTATTAATGCAACAATGGGTAGAAGAAGCGGATAGAGACGATGCTTTAATTCCGTTGAAAAAACAATATAAAGCCTTCAATTATTACCATTTACCAAACGGAAACGTGGTAGGTTTATGGAAATTTGCCCTGACTTCGATCAGTAAAGACGATGGAAAAACATGGCAGTATACTCCAACAAGAGCACCTGGTTTTGTAAACAGCAATGCTAAAATCTGGGGACAAAAAACGCCTGATAATCGTTATGCAACAGTTTACAATCCATCAGAATATCGTTGGCCACTGGCAATTTCAACCAGTGATGACGGATTGAATTATAAAGATTTATTATTAGTTCACGGCGAAATTACTCCAATGCGTTATGGTGGAAACTACAAATCTGCAGGTCCGCAATACGTTCGCGGAATTCCGGAAACGGACGGAACTCCGCCTGACGGAAAACTTTGGGTAAGTTACAGCGTAAACAAAGAAGATATTTGGGTAGCATCGATTCCGGTCCCAGTAATCAGCGAAGTGAAAGAAGATGTAAAAGATGTTTTTAATGCACTTCCAAACGGTGATGAATTGAAATTCTGGAATACCTATGATTTATCATGGGCTTCTACGAAAGTAGAAAAGAAAGCCGATGGCACAAAATGGTTAACACTAAGAGATCAGGATTATTTTGATTACTCGCGTGCCGAACGTGTAATTCCGTTTGCACAAAAAATGGATGCAACTTTTACCGTTAAACCGGAGCAAAATAATCACGGTTTATTGCAAATTGAATTTCAAAACAAACAAGGTCTTCCGGCTATCCGATTGGTATTCGATTCAGATGGAGAATTAAAAGCGAAGAATGGTGCCCGTTTTGGCGGACTTACAAAATATGAAGCTGGAAAAGAATATACGATCACAGTTAAATTAGATGTTACTTCCCGTTCGTATACAGTAAAAGTAAATGACGGAAAAGAAACCAATAAAATATTCTATGCTCCGGTTGATGGTATTTCGCGCATTATGTTCCGCACTGGCGATCAGCGTTACACACCAAATGCAGATACGGAACCTGACACGCCAGATTTCACTGATTTACCGGATACCGGTAAACTAATTCCGGAAGCGGTGTTTAATATTAAATCATTGGTAACAAAAAAGAATTAA
- a CDS encoding glycoside hydrolase family 78 protein, whose translation MKNFKNILFIFCLLTTFISNGQIAAEHLTCEMTENPLAVIEKQPRLSWQLVSKEFNVSQIGYQILVASSEEKLKNDDGNIWNSGRVNSSKNLQISYGGSLLKTETKYFWKVKVWNQKGKISKWSKPAFFRIAPDESDLNPTWIGAITKADSHLPEGRNFHSATYKREKKDAIINASDSLSRRSIMLRKSFNVAKEIKEAIVYISGLGHYELTLNGKKIGNSEFAPLWTDYDKTVNYNTYELSAAELQKGENIIGVLLGNGMYNTLAERYTKFFVSFGPPTLFFKMKVVYKDGSEEIIKSDQSWKYSKSPITYNSIFGGEDYNANLEQKGWNSKGFNDSNWKPVVVQEAPKGVLRAQTASPIMIQKRYDIKEVKELKPNFYVFNMGQNLSGFPTIQVKGKKGQTIRVWVGEGLNDDGTIGQGRSGKPYYYDYTLKGDGVEEWQPKFSYYGFQYVQIENINYKETKDKNVPTLVDLKSNFIYNSAGEAGTFESSNTIFNKAHELINNSIKSNFQSVFTDCPQREKLGWLEEIHLNGPGLMFNYNLESYIPAIMQNIADGQRENGLIPTIVPEYVVFGGDFTDSPEWGVTGVILPWMYYEYYGDASLLEKYYPVMKKYVDYLGTKATNHILSYGLGDWYDYGTHAAGYSKNSPIALSATSHYFYGASLVAKAAKFLNKTEDISKYETLTADIKNAFNAAFFNPETRQYGTNSQFSNAVPIYMDIVEPQYKAAVMQNLLADIKAKGDRLTTGDVGNRYLFQALAQNGENEMMYKMNNHYDAPGYGFQIKFGLTTLTEQWDPRKGNSWNHFMMGQIEEWLYQSLAGIVPDDKKPGFKHFFIQPEVVGDMTFVKATYKSIYGNIASAWEKKDGKLILKVEIPVNTSATIKLPVQKNTEIKINGKIAKNLELGSGKYTIECKI comes from the coding sequence ATGAAGAATTTTAAAAACATATTATTTATCTTTTGTCTTCTAACAACTTTCATTTCAAATGGACAAATTGCTGCTGAGCATTTGACTTGTGAAATGACAGAAAACCCATTAGCCGTTATTGAAAAACAACCAAGATTAAGCTGGCAATTGGTTTCAAAAGAATTTAATGTATCACAAATAGGTTATCAGATTTTGGTTGCTTCATCGGAAGAAAAACTCAAAAATGACGACGGTAATATCTGGAACAGTGGACGAGTAAATTCCAGTAAAAATTTACAGATTTCGTATGGCGGAAGTCTTTTAAAAACAGAAACCAAATATTTCTGGAAAGTTAAAGTATGGAATCAAAAAGGCAAAATTTCTAAATGGAGCAAACCTGCTTTTTTTAGAATTGCACCAGACGAATCAGACTTAAATCCAACCTGGATTGGCGCGATTACAAAAGCCGATAGTCATTTGCCGGAAGGTAGAAATTTTCACTCTGCGACTTATAAAAGAGAGAAAAAAGACGCGATAATCAATGCTTCAGATTCTTTGTCACGCAGAAGTATTATGCTTCGAAAATCATTTAATGTTGCTAAAGAAATTAAAGAAGCGATAGTTTATATTTCCGGATTAGGACATTATGAATTAACGCTTAATGGAAAGAAAATTGGCAATAGTGAATTTGCTCCTTTATGGACAGATTACGACAAAACCGTAAATTACAATACCTACGAGTTATCAGCAGCCGAATTGCAAAAGGGCGAAAATATAATCGGTGTTCTTTTAGGAAACGGAATGTACAATACACTTGCAGAAAGATATACCAAGTTTTTTGTGAGTTTTGGTCCGCCAACTTTATTTTTCAAAATGAAAGTGGTTTACAAAGACGGTTCTGAAGAAATCATAAAATCAGATCAAAGCTGGAAATACAGCAAAAGTCCGATTACCTACAACAGTATTTTTGGAGGGGAAGATTACAATGCCAACTTAGAACAAAAAGGCTGGAATTCGAAAGGATTTAATGATTCAAACTGGAAACCAGTTGTCGTTCAGGAAGCACCAAAAGGAGTTTTAAGAGCACAAACAGCGTCACCAATTATGATTCAGAAACGCTATGATATAAAAGAAGTAAAAGAATTAAAACCCAACTTTTATGTTTTTAACATGGGGCAAAATCTTTCGGGATTTCCAACCATACAGGTAAAAGGAAAAAAAGGGCAAACGATTCGCGTTTGGGTTGGTGAAGGTTTGAATGATGACGGAACAATTGGTCAGGGAAGATCTGGAAAACCTTATTATTACGACTATACTTTAAAAGGGGATGGCGTTGAAGAATGGCAGCCAAAATTCAGTTATTACGGATTTCAATATGTTCAGATAGAGAATATTAATTACAAAGAAACTAAAGATAAAAACGTACCGACGCTGGTAGATTTAAAATCGAATTTCATTTATAATTCGGCTGGAGAAGCAGGAACTTTTGAATCATCCAATACCATTTTCAATAAAGCGCATGAACTGATTAATAACTCCATAAAAAGTAATTTTCAGAGTGTTTTTACCGATTGTCCGCAACGCGAAAAATTGGGTTGGCTGGAAGAAATTCATTTAAACGGCCCGGGATTAATGTTCAACTATAATCTGGAAAGTTATATTCCGGCGATAATGCAAAACATAGCAGACGGCCAGAGAGAAAACGGTTTAATTCCGACCATAGTTCCTGAATATGTGGTTTTTGGAGGCGATTTTACCGATTCGCCAGAGTGGGGTGTAACAGGGGTAATTCTGCCTTGGATGTATTATGAATATTATGGTGATGCTTCTTTGTTAGAGAAATATTATCCGGTAATGAAAAAGTACGTAGATTATTTAGGAACAAAAGCCACCAATCATATTTTGTCGTATGGTTTGGGAGATTGGTACGATTACGGAACACACGCTGCAGGATATTCTAAAAATAGTCCGATTGCACTTTCAGCGACTTCACATTATTTTTATGGAGCAAGTTTGGTGGCAAAAGCAGCTAAATTTTTGAACAAAACAGAAGATATTTCAAAATATGAAACTTTAACTGCTGATATAAAAAATGCTTTCAACGCAGCATTCTTCAATCCGGAAACCAGACAATATGGTACAAACAGCCAGTTTAGTAATGCAGTTCCAATTTATATGGATATTGTAGAACCGCAATACAAAGCGGCTGTAATGCAAAATTTACTGGCAGATATAAAAGCAAAAGGCGACAGATTAACGACTGGCGATGTTGGAAATCGTTATTTGTTTCAGGCATTGGCTCAAAATGGTGAGAACGAAATGATGTACAAAATGAACAATCATTACGATGCACCGGGTTATGGTTTTCAGATTAAATTTGGATTGACGACTTTAACCGAACAATGGGATCCGCGAAAAGGAAATTCTTGGAACCATTTTATGATGGGACAAATTGAAGAATGGCTCTATCAAAGTTTAGCGGGAATTGTTCCGGATGATAAAAAGCCGGGTTTCAAACATTTCTTTATTCAGCCGGAAGTGGTAGGCGATATGACTTTTGTTAAAGCAACTTACAAATCTATTTATGGAAATATTGCTTCTGCATGGGAGAAAAAAGATGGCAAATTAATTTTGAAAGTGGAGATTCCTGTGAATACTTCAGCAACAATAAAATTGCCTGTTCAGAAAAATACTGAAATAAAAATAAACGGGAAAATAGCTAAAAATTTAGAATTAGGTTCCGGAAAATATACAATTGAATGTAAAATATAG
- a CDS encoding S9 family peptidase, translating into MMKIKIYIAVFFFGVTFANAQITSDENFRKPVSETLKKIETVFHVTINDDRGLLKGKELDYADWRIEPGNLAISLTNILAPFELMYFKQPDETYIIRKYENHKVSVDKGRERLDYLTTLYSNVSEWETRKKEIKACMITSFGLDKAPPMPKSKPILTPKRIYKDYSIENIGLEILPGVYATGSIYKPYPLNKKAPVILTPDGHFGDGRYRKDEQYRCAIMAKMGAIVVSYDLFAWGESLLQFPEQTHRNSIASTVQVLSGIRLLDYLSTQKNVDMSRVGVTGGSGGGSHTMFLAALDDRITVSAPVVMVSSHFSGGCPCESGRGIHLCGNGTNNAEISAMMAPKPQLIVSDGKDWTLAVPELEFPFIQRTYELYGKKDLVENAHFAKEGHDFGVSKRMALYPFMAKYLGLDLNKVKNAKGEIDESTCVIEPYDKLYVFGNKAENLPKNALKDIDKLYEMFGEKNNKLYEVKK; encoded by the coding sequence ATGATGAAAATTAAAATATATATAGCCGTTTTTTTCTTTGGAGTTACATTTGCAAATGCACAAATAACCTCTGATGAAAATTTTAGAAAGCCAGTTTCTGAAACCCTGAAAAAAATTGAAACTGTTTTTCATGTTACCATCAATGATGACCGAGGTTTATTAAAAGGAAAAGAATTAGACTACGCTGATTGGAGAATTGAGCCAGGCAATCTGGCAATTTCTTTGACGAATATTTTAGCGCCTTTCGAATTGATGTATTTCAAACAACCAGACGAAACTTATATCATCAGAAAATATGAAAACCATAAAGTTTCGGTTGATAAAGGAAGAGAGCGTTTAGATTATTTGACGACTTTATATTCGAATGTTTCAGAATGGGAAACACGTAAAAAAGAAATAAAAGCCTGTATGATTACGTCATTTGGATTGGATAAAGCGCCGCCAATGCCAAAATCAAAACCTATTTTGACTCCGAAAAGAATTTACAAAGATTACAGTATCGAAAATATTGGACTGGAAATTCTGCCGGGAGTTTATGCTACAGGTTCTATTTACAAACCTTATCCTTTAAATAAAAAAGCGCCGGTAATCTTAACTCCTGATGGACATTTTGGAGATGGAAGATATAGAAAAGACGAACAATACCGTTGTGCCATTATGGCCAAAATGGGAGCAATTGTAGTGAGTTATGATTTGTTTGCCTGGGGAGAATCTTTGCTTCAGTTTCCGGAACAAACACACCGAAATAGTATTGCATCAACGGTACAAGTTTTAAGCGGAATCCGTTTATTGGATTATTTATCGACTCAAAAAAATGTAGATATGTCACGCGTTGGTGTTACGGGAGGTTCAGGCGGAGGATCGCACACGATGTTTTTAGCAGCTTTAGACGATAGAATTACGGTTTCTGCTCCGGTGGTAATGGTTTCTTCTCATTTTTCCGGTGGATGTCCTTGTGAAAGCGGTCGCGGAATTCACCTTTGCGGCAACGGAACTAACAATGCTGAAATCTCAGCCATGATGGCGCCAAAACCACAATTAATTGTTTCTGATGGAAAAGACTGGACATTGGCAGTTCCTGAATTGGAATTCCCTTTTATTCAAAGAACCTATGAACTTTATGGTAAAAAAGATTTGGTAGAAAATGCTCATTTTGCAAAAGAAGGACATGATTTTGGGGTTTCAAAACGTATGGCTTTATATCCGTTTATGGCAAAATATTTAGGTTTGGATTTGAACAAAGTTAAAAATGCAAAAGGTGAAATCGACGAATCAACTTGTGTGATTGAACCTTATGACAAATTATATGTTTTTGGAAATAAAGCGGAAAATTTGCCTAAAAATGCGCTGAAAGATATCGACAAATTATATGAAATGTTTGGAGAGAAGAATAATAAGCTTTACGAGGTTAAGAAGTAA
- a CDS encoding glycoside hydrolase N-terminal domain-containing protein: protein MKLRNKITAICVGIFSFAATAQSSSDLKLWYDKPAAIWNEALPLGNGRLGAMVFGDPAVERLQLNEETIWAGSPNSNAHNKSIKALPIVRQLIFDGKFDEAQELATQDIMSQTNDGMPYQTFGSVYISFPGHQKYSNYYRDLDISNATAKVKYTVNGVEFTREILTAFADQVIAVKLLANKPGQITCNVFMNSPIDKTVSASDGDQILLSGIGSNFENQKGKVKFQGRLIAKNIGGEVSSSNGILSINKADAVTLYISIATNFKNYQDISEDEVAKSKEYLAKAETKDFETIKKDHVAYYQKFFNRVSFDLGTNELAKKPTNERIRDFSKQFDPQLASLYFQFGRYLLISSSQPGGQPANLQGIWNDMVTPPWDSKYTTNINAEMNYWPAEVTNLSEMHEPFIQMAKELSVTGHETAKTMYNANGWVLHHNTDIWRVTAPVDSAASGMWPTGGAWVSQDLWERYLYTGDINYLKEIYPIMKGAAEFFLDYMIVDPNTGYLVVVPSSSPENTHAGGSGKATIASGTTMDNQLVFDLFTHVIEASKLIAPDENFNKKLSEALAKMPPMKIGKYSQLQEWQTDWDNPEDKHRHVSHLYGLFPSNQISATKTPELFEAAKNSLNYRGDESTGWSMGWKVCWWSRLLDGNHAYKLLQDQLHLVTAEQRKGGGTYPNMLDAHQPFQIDGNFGCTAGIAEMLMQSQEDAIHLLPALPSVWKDGSIKGLISRGGFVIDMTWKNNKVSELKIYSKIGGNCRLKVENTLTAGKGTSIKKAKGKNTNSLFYDVEVKKPIISEKANLKKVVLPKYNEYDVQMKAGQTYTFKGN from the coding sequence ATGAAGTTAAGAAATAAAATAACTGCCATTTGTGTTGGAATTTTTTCCTTTGCTGCAACAGCGCAAAGCAGTAGCGACCTGAAATTATGGTACGATAAACCCGCTGCAATCTGGAACGAAGCGCTTCCTTTAGGAAATGGTCGCTTGGGTGCGATGGTTTTTGGTGATCCGGCGGTAGAGCGTTTACAATTGAACGAAGAAACCATTTGGGCGGGATCACCAAACAGTAATGCGCATAACAAATCGATAAAAGCTTTACCAATTGTTCGTCAGTTAATTTTTGACGGAAAATTTGATGAAGCTCAGGAATTGGCAACACAGGATATTATGTCGCAAACCAATGACGGAATGCCATATCAAACTTTCGGAAGCGTCTATATTTCTTTTCCGGGACATCAGAAATATTCCAATTATTACAGAGATTTAGATATTTCAAATGCTACGGCAAAAGTAAAATATACTGTGAATGGAGTAGAATTTACCAGAGAAATTTTGACTGCGTTTGCAGATCAGGTCATTGCGGTAAAACTTTTAGCTAATAAACCGGGACAAATTACGTGTAATGTTTTCATGAACAGTCCGATTGATAAAACCGTTTCAGCTTCTGATGGAGATCAAATCTTGCTTTCAGGAATCGGAAGTAATTTTGAAAACCAAAAAGGAAAAGTAAAATTTCAGGGAAGACTAATTGCCAAAAATATAGGTGGAGAAGTTTCTTCAAGCAACGGAATTTTAAGCATCAACAAAGCCGATGCCGTGACGCTTTATATTTCGATCGCGACGAATTTCAAAAATTATCAGGATATTTCAGAAGACGAAGTGGCGAAAAGTAAAGAATATTTGGCGAAAGCCGAAACCAAAGATTTTGAAACAATAAAAAAAGATCATGTTGCCTATTATCAAAAATTCTTCAATAGAGTTTCTTTTGATTTAGGAACAAACGAATTGGCTAAGAAACCAACAAACGAACGAATCAGGGATTTCTCTAAACAATTTGATCCGCAATTAGCGAGTTTATATTTCCAATTTGGACGTTATCTTTTAATTTCAAGTTCACAACCGGGAGGTCAACCTGCGAATTTACAGGGAATTTGGAATGATATGGTGACGCCGCCCTGGGACAGTAAATACACCACAAACATAAATGCCGAGATGAATTATTGGCCGGCAGAAGTCACCAATCTTTCAGAAATGCACGAGCCTTTTATTCAAATGGCAAAAGAGTTGAGTGTTACTGGTCACGAAACAGCAAAAACTATGTATAATGCAAACGGTTGGGTTTTGCATCATAACACAGATATTTGGCGCGTAACAGCTCCGGTAGATTCGGCTGCATCCGGAATGTGGCCTACGGGCGGTGCTTGGGTTTCTCAGGATTTATGGGAAAGATATTTATATACCGGAGATATAAATTATTTAAAAGAAATTTATCCGATCATGAAAGGTGCGGCGGAGTTCTTTTTGGATTATATGATTGTGGACCCAAACACCGGTTATTTGGTAGTGGTTCCTTCAAGTTCTCCAGAAAACACACATGCCGGCGGAAGCGGAAAAGCAACAATTGCTTCAGGAACGACAATGGATAATCAATTGGTTTTTGATTTGTTTACACATGTTATCGAAGCTTCAAAATTGATTGCCCCAGATGAAAATTTCAATAAAAAGCTAAGTGAGGCCTTGGCTAAAATGCCGCCAATGAAAATTGGAAAATACAGTCAGTTGCAGGAATGGCAAACCGATTGGGATAATCCGGAAGACAAACACAGACACGTTTCGCATTTGTACGGTTTGTTTCCGAGTAACCAGATTTCGGCAACCAAAACACCTGAATTATTTGAAGCTGCAAAGAATTCATTAAATTACAGAGGCGACGAATCTACAGGTTGGTCAATGGGATGGAAAGTGTGTTGGTGGTCCAGATTATTAGACGGAAATCACGCTTATAAATTGTTGCAGGACCAATTGCATTTGGTTACAGCAGAACAAAGAAAAGGCGGAGGAACGTATCCGAATATGTTAGATGCACATCAGCCATTTCAAATTGATGGTAACTTTGGATGTACGGCCGGAATTGCCGAAATGCTGATGCAAAGTCAGGAAGATGCGATTCATTTATTGCCGGCATTACCAAGCGTTTGGAAAGACGGAAGTATTAAAGGTTTGATTTCAAGAGGTGGTTTTGTAATCGATATGACCTGGAAAAACAATAAAGTTTCGGAATTGAAAATTTATTCTAAAATAGGAGGCAACTGCCGTTTGAAAGTAGAGAATACTTTAACTGCCGGAAAAGGAACATCAATTAAAAAAGCAAAAGGAAAAAACACGAATTCGCTGTTTTATGATGTGGAAGTGAAGAAACCAATTATTTCAGAAAAGGCGAATTTAAAGAAAGTTGTACTGCCAAAATATAATGAATATGATGTTCAAATGAAGGCGGGGCAGACTTATACTTTTAAAGGGAATTAG